In Citrus sinensis cultivar Valencia sweet orange chromosome 3, DVS_A1.0, whole genome shotgun sequence, the sequence AATCTTCAACATTGCTCAGACAGCTACTTTGAGGTTGATTGCCTCTGTCCATGTATTTCTGTAACTGTTCTTTATTCCGTTAACGGTCTTCGGGAAAGTACCCAACGACGGAGAAAATGTTAATACCAAAaggccaacaaaaataattttatcacttcttaatttttattttttattttgataacaaTCTTAATATCCTATTTAAGTTTTCattgatataatttattttcattttactaatattgaaaatgatcacCATCAAGAGTAATGCTAACACTCTTTATCTTGttgaaattattcaaaacaatattGCTACCCAATAAagttggattaaaaaaaaaaagtacttctAACCAATGCGACAACAAAGAATAATTCTGCACATGAACTGAAATGGCAAAATTTAACAACTAATTATCTcgtcaaaatttaaaattaatacgCATCGTGTTATCAAGTAAATATGCATGCTATCAACTACCATAGattagtaaatattaataatgactAACATGATTGTgctaaatacaaataaattattagattaccAAAGCCTTAAACACtatgacaataattaaaacttgGGGATACCTAACATTattgtcattaaaaaaatttgaggctATTTATAATACTCTAATATCTCTtttccaataataataataataataattgtgaatTTATATTACTCTAATAAGTAAAATCTAGGCCTGCTCCCTTGTGCATGTTACTTGTCTGCCAGCGGCGACTGCTTAAATGTTGGTTGAAGAAATAATTCCCGCCAATCCGGCAACGAGCTCCAAAGCTCCAACAACGCGACAAATTTTTTCCCTATTACAAATCCGCAACACCACTAAAACACACTTTCAAATTCACTCTCAAATAATCATTAACGGCTTTTCCCAGAAGAACTACATCCTCGCAAAGCTCTTAGCTTTCTACGTGACATCGGGTTATCTCATAAATGCCCAAAAGGTTTTTGAAAAAACTGAAAACCCAAGTACTTCTATATGGAACCAAATGATTAGAGGCCATGCTAGGAGCGAAACGCCTGAAAAATCAGTTTACTTGTACAAACAAATGATAGACAAAGAGACTGAGCCTGATGAGTACACGTATTCGTTTCTTTTGAGTGTGTGCGCAAGATGTGGGTTCTTTAGAGAGGGGGAGCAGGTTCATGGGAGAGTTTTGGCAAGTGGGTATTGCTCAAATGTGTTTATGAGGACAAATTTGatgaatttgtatttgatgAGTGGGGGGGAGTGCGGCGTTGGTTGCGCGCGTCTGCTGTTTGACGATATGCCTGCGAGGAGTGTTGTGAGTTGGAATTCGTTGCTTAAGGGGTATGTTAAGCGTGGAGATATTGATGGGGCATGGAAGATTTTTGATGAGATGCCACACAGGAATGTCGTTTCGTGGACGACCATGATTTCGGGGTGTGCTCAGAATGGGAAGTCCAGGCAAGCGTTGTCTTTGTTTAACGAGATGAGAAGAGCCCGTGTGGGATTGGATCAAGTGGCGTTGGTGGCAGCTTTATCGGCTTGTGCTGAAATAGGGGATTTGAAGTTGGGAAAGTGGATACATTCATATGTTGAGGAGAACTTTTCTGTTGGAAGAGAACCAGTTTTAGTATCTTTGAATAATGCACTTATTCATATGTATGCTAGTTGTGGCGAGATTGAAGAAGCCCATGGAGTGTTtagaaaaatgcagaggaGAAATACTGTTTCTTGGACGAGCATGATTACGGGATTTGCAAAGCAGGGCTATGCACAAGAAGctcttgttttctttgaaTGGATGCAGAGCTCGGGAGTGAATGGAGCAAGACCGGATGAGCTAACCTTCTTAGGTGTTCTGAGTGCTTGTAGCCATGGTGGCTTTGTTGATGAGGGCCGCCAATTTTTTGAGTGCATGAATCAAAATTGGGGAATCAAACCAAGGATAGAGCACTATGGGTGCATGGTAGATCTCTTCAGCCGTGCTGGGTTAATGGATGAAGCTTTCAGTCTTGTTCAGAATATGCCCATGAAACCAAATGATGCTGTGTTGGGTTCTCTCCTTCTTGGTTGCAGAATTCATAACAATGCTGAGCTTGCCT encodes:
- the LOC102610280 gene encoding pentatricopeptide repeat-containing protein At5g66520-like: MIRGHARSETPEKSVYLYKQMIDKETEPDEYTYSFLLSVCARCGFFREGEQVHGRVLASGYCSNVFMRTNLMNLYLMSGGECGVGCARLLFDDMPARSVVSWNSLLKGYVKRGDIDGAWKIFDEMPHRNVVSWTTMISGCAQNGKSRQALSLFNEMRRARVGLDQVALVAALSACAEIGDLKLGKWIHSYVEENFSVGREPVLVSLNNALIHMYASCGEIEEAHGVFRKMQRRNTVSWTSMITGFAKQGYAQEALVFFEWMQSSGVNGARPDELTFLGVLSACSHGGFVDEGRQFFECMNQNWGIKPRIEHYGCMVDLFSRAGLMDEAFSLVQNMPMKPNDAVLGSLLLGCRIHNNAELASQVAQKLVAEIDPEQAAGYLALVANVYAAAKRWQDVAAVRQKMIKMGVRKPPGQSWVQINGVLHDFVAGDSTYKQASLIYKTLGEITMQAMQEGYKPDISELFLGIEE